TACATGGATGTCGATGAAGACGGTGTAATAAAAAAGGCGAGTTTTGAAGGGGAGGGGTGCATGGTGAGTCAGTCGGGCACCTCTCTGATACTTGAAGGTGTAGAGGGTAAAACAGTATCGGAAATCGAGGAAATGTCTCCCGCTGTTGTCACTCAAATACTGGGAAAGAGGCTCGTTACCACACGACCCAAGTGCGCGTATCTGGGCTTTAACACTCTGAAAACAGCCGTTAAGCAGTGGCGCGTTAAAAATATGTCCGAGTCTCTGTCGCGCGAGCGGTCAGTCCCCTGATTACCCGAGTTCCGCGGCAAATCGGCAATTAACCCGCAGTCGTTTCAGAAAAGTCAGGACTTGGATTTCACTACATACATATTCGGGTTTTGAAGCCTCACGGCCTGAAGCCGCTGTTGAATGATGTAGGCAAAACGCTTTAATAGCTCATAGCCGAGGTCGTGATCTTCCTCGCTCTTTGTCCGCAGGAAGTTGCCGTCTATTGACACGGCCACCGTGGGGGCTACCGCCTTTGCGTCGAAATGGGTCAGATAGGGAGGGAAGAGCCATGCCCAGCCGAACACATCGCCTTCCCCGATCATTTGAATAGTGATGGGGTCTCTATCGGGGGCGAGCTTGGTTTCAAGCGCTATTATGCCCTCCTGGATTAAATAGAACTTGTCGGCTTTGTCGTTCTCGTGAAAAATAAGCTCGCCTTCTTCGAAATTAACGTATGAAGCCTTTTCTACTATCATGTCGATATACTTTTTGTCGAGTCCTTTGAAGCAGTAGTGCTCTTCCAGTATTGACTCAAGTTTTTGCATGTCGCATATCTCCCGGCAAAATCAAATATACACCTCAATATTATAATTTAATTCGCATGATATGTCGTTGTAAATAAAATTCTTCAACATATTTCAACATATATTGTAACATAAATAGATGTATGGATTAAAGCGGGAAAGGCTTGATTAACGGGCTTTGCCATTTCGAGAATGGCTACGGGCGGGTCCTGAGCCCTCTTATCCATACGGATGTACGAGCTGTAGGACCCGATTATCCACGGCTTGGTCTTCGAGTCGCAGCGATGATAAATCCCGCTCTGTTGACTCACCCGGCGAATTTAGGGCTCTGTAATGTCCATACGCTGCATCATGCCCACATCCTCATGAGTCAGAATGTGGCAGTGCATTACAAAGCTTCCCGGGAATAAGGGATCCAGAAAAGTCCTGAAGGTTATGGTGCCGAAACTTGAGTCATTGATATTTCCGCTCCCACCGATAGCTGTCGGCACCAGGAGTGTATCGCGCCATTCGGGCTCTGGAAGGGGAATGCCGTTTACATGAGTAATCAGAATCGGATTTACGTGGATGTGGAACGGGTGATCCGAGAATGTACGGTTTATGATTGTCCATTCCTCGAAATTACCGCCGAACATATTGTCATACAGCGGTTCGTCCGCGGTGAAAAGCCCTTCTTTTAGATAATCGATACGGGGCATTTCCGGGTCGAAGACCGGGTTCGGTATACCTGTGTCATCAGCATCCCTCGCCATGAGCAAGGTGGTGAAATCCGTGCCTCCCCAGTAATCGGCGTCGTAGAGAGCGAAGTACCATCCACAGGAAGGCAGGCGGTTTTCCGGCATGGCTTGTTGTCCGCCCATGCCGCACGCCTCCATTGCCATATTGCGTTCGGCATTCAGCGGAGCGGTTAACATCTCTGCTCTTGTAGGAATTCCCGAAGTTTGGGGCAGAGGTCCTGCGGGCAGACCCATGTTTTTTTCGCCGCCTGATACAACAATTGTGGCCAGAGTCACCGGGTAGGTTACTGCGGGGAAATCACCCCCGATACGAGCCGTCCGGGCCCCGGGGGCTACACCCTGCGGGGTAACTGAGTAAGGACCTGATGGGTCGAGCACCTGAAGGAGATACGTGCCCGGCTCACCCGCCTTAATGAGGACGTCCACACGGTTACCGGCTCCCATTACGTAAGGCTCCCCTTCGTCAAGCGTAAGCATCTCGGGGGTGTTTATTCCGTCGTTGGCGACTACGTTCAGGCTGTGCCCCTCGAGAGCTACGGGTAATGTTTCGCCGGAAGCCGCGTTCAAGAGCCTCCACCGCTGAACTTCGCCGGGGCGCATTTTCAGCGTAGGGTTGGTTACTCCGTTTGTGGTGAAGTAGGCGTTACTGTTGAGGTATGTGGCCCAGAGTCCGTTAGTAGCTCCGAAGTCTGAATTGGCTTGCACAGCGTCCTCGTTTACAAAAGGAACCCCGCCGTTTTCATCGGTCCGGATTACCTGAAAAGCCATAAGAATTTCTTTGGCCGCGGCTATTTCCGGGACCTCATTCAAATCTCCGGGCCCGCCTTCGATAATCAGAAAGCCCGACATTCCGCCGAAGAACTGAAAGCTGGTCGAGCCGTGTTTGTGGGGATGGTACCAGAAAGTGCCGCTCTGATGGTCGGAGCTTATATCGACTTGAATCGGATTAGACGTTCCGGGCTCCATGTGCCTGAATACGTTATCCGAGATGCCGTTCGGGCTGACTGTCAAACCGTGAGTATGCACGTTCGTGGTAAAGGGGTCATGGGGAAAAGCTCCTCCCCTTTGAGTATCAGGGTTTTCAGGAAAATCGTTTATTAAATCGATCTGCAGTGAGTCGCCCGGTCTTAACCTTAGGGTAGGACCGGTAAGCGCCCCCTCGTATGTCGGCGTATTTATAAGGTCCAGCTCGCCTGTTTCCATGTTTTCGATGAAATTCTCCGCAATGAATGTCCTCAAAGTTGTTCCCAGAACGCCGTTTTGAGAATGTCTTTCCTCGGGCTGGGGAAATCCGTCTCCGCCGCGGTTCTTGCTGCATCCTCCTACGGCTAAAAAAGCTATAAAGAATAAAGATATTACTAGAGTTATGCTCACCTTCATGTTCTTCATGGTAGTGGTCGATCCTCCTTTTGGATTGTGGCGCAAATCAGTATGGAAACAAGCTAGA
This is a stretch of genomic DNA from Deltaproteobacteria bacterium. It encodes these proteins:
- a CDS encoding multicopper oxidase family protein, which codes for MKNMKVSITLVISLFFIAFLAVGGCSKNRGGDGFPQPEERHSQNGVLGTTLRTFIAENFIENMETGELDLINTPTYEGALTGPTLRLRPGDSLQIDLINDFPENPDTQRGGAFPHDPFTTNVHTHGLTVSPNGISDNVFRHMEPGTSNPIQVDISSDHQSGTFWYHPHKHGSTSFQFFGGMSGFLIIEGGPGDLNEVPEIAAAKEILMAFQVIRTDENGGVPFVNEDAVQANSDFGATNGLWATYLNSNAYFTTNGVTNPTLKMRPGEVQRWRLLNAASGETLPVALEGHSLNVVANDGINTPEMLTLDEGEPYVMGAGNRVDVLIKAGEPGTYLLQVLDPSGPYSVTPQGVAPGARTARIGGDFPAVTYPVTLATIVVSGGEKNMGLPAGPLPQTSGIPTRAEMLTAPLNAERNMAMEACGMGGQQAMPENRLPSCGWYFALYDADYWGGTDFTTLLMARDADDTGIPNPVFDPEMPRIDYLKEGLFTADEPLYDNMFGGNFEEWTIINRTFSDHPFHIHVNPILITHVNGIPLPEPEWRDTLLVPTAIGGSGNINDSSFGTITFRTFLDPLFPGSFVMHCHILTHEDVGMMQRMDITEP
- a CDS encoding cyclic nucleotide-binding domain-containing protein, with the translated sequence MQKLESILEEHYCFKGLDKKYIDMIVEKASYVNFEEGELIFHENDKADKFYLIQEGIIALETKLAPDRDPITIQMIGEGDVFGWAWLFPPYLTHFDAKAVAPTVAVSIDGNFLRTKSEEDHDLGYELLKRFAYIIQQRLQAVRLQNPNMYVVKSKS
- a CDS encoding iron-sulfur cluster assembly scaffold protein; the protein is MDHEELMELILDHYKNPRNYGAVKNASVVQEGGNPGCGDIVTVYMDVDEDGVIKKASFEGEGCMVSQSGTSLILEGVEGKTVSEIEEMSPAVVTQILGKRLVTTRPKCAYLGFNTLKTAVKQWRVKNMSESLSRERSVP